One region of Drosophila kikkawai strain 14028-0561.14 chromosome 2R, DkikHiC1v2, whole genome shotgun sequence genomic DNA includes:
- the PolZ1 gene encoding DNA polymerase zeta catalytic subunit isoform X1, translating into MAAAAEDIGVFSLRLVIADFYMEKPQFGLDPCYSELRGKEIKRVPVVRVFGGNSRGQKTCMHVHGVFPYFYIPYDKKDFESLERGILQIAMHLDKAINISLGQGSSNAQHVFKIQLVKGIPFYGYHRVEHQFLKIYMFNPRFVRRAANLLQSGAILSKNFNAHESHVPYILQFMIDYNLYGMSYLHVPLEVLKFRRSHEDEVVPYPNVKPAQLLDTISVRKVACSALEVDVSSSFILNRFQLVTKSKGRHTNPGIEAIWNDESMRRQKLVEKHTAAGEEEKVQAVPELKLPETQERLLVERAESDIFYRTALESKLMTLEQSTLSDQTLSDQTSVANVTMQTTLPSSKEQRRTWNLQKLLANAVYPEECSQDQQQLLVNASFIQNHVACSSGSGSNVSLPVAKDDSECMDATLVDEELILSLSQPHGAIPHDATLREEDLELLEALQQLEEQNDNESPVDLDSSLAPLSQPHKNFELTPELLSKETGLALADEDCDSDEDEGESTRHDFSTALDDIDELLHKLTQSQPEPKPVDPSTKLPQIDGADDGLQLTPKKLRSSKSRVTSPPKTPPTTPSRMKSPRTPKTSAAKKYAPLPLTIGSSSSAMKISEETTRKAVNPRLSLQLDQKPRTLGPELSLRKKLAMTELRRKSVEESNSFIRLQNDLTPLRSSRRSTRNLDKTHVICSFTPRDRNPSFSDMFESADGEREPEDEEKQPRRSARYQVKDKANAGEGGEKTKTKKVTSQKSKDTKLEEKKPRRSARHQEQMEHRSTEKEWNDPKVQEQPQTQNTTERAKILLQEAANPSPQPRTRKKPESHVKQIKEPQNGTAKKAVGANTPKSKVEDVQKELFPPEPAPTSPKKSPNPSEEEYKFALSDEEEVIESDTEAEKMPIKLRKTPNLRRLRKSLGSNLTPSTSQAPPEIRNTPRSSQDPPEFEITPRSSQRSNESHTPELMKSFYEHSLIVNSPSVFSDAVESPAMPSASPPRPCTPKKSSFVITPLELPPSYDEVLRGCRKLDIPEFEFQQPFYSDPADVSKVTEVGFLVLHIPGNKLNDCEPFQSALGNDRGLASWRRQQLIAIGGPAMLQRHRGEQRMREFFSSRQKVVVEPAQSAPTPQDAKVWLKAQEVLRQRGEIVKTTGDVDSPIKIKRQKITMMLQAEGAEAGGSGEEDAGEELDCSLSLTPLSQAKGKSKETPISSKAKEAPKIRLKRGTRLSFKEAQREEEEVASSQSSEQSASSSAVQAELERSSFLRQLEGACGQAQQHDLSFGLSHATLDNTFGFKVNLENLQQAKADIECNHLTIMTLEVFVCTRGELQPDPMHDEIRCLFYAIEHSLPDESLPSKACGYIMVNNAQDLLSEGFTHGLDRDIEVQVVGSEAEAFEALLVLCGRWDADIYAGYEIEMSSWGYVIDRAKHLCFNIAPLLSRVPTQKVRDFVDEDREQFTDLDVEMKLCGRILLDVWRLMRSEIALTSYTFENVMYHILHRRCPWHSPKALSEWFASPCTRWIVMEYHLERVRGTLALLDQLDLLGRTSEMAKLIGIQFYEVLSRGSQFRVESMMLRIAKPKNLVPLSPSVQQRAHMRAPEYLALILEPQSRFYADPLIVLDFQSLYPSMIIAYNYCFSTCLGRVEHLGGSSPFEFGASQLRVSRQMLQKLLEHDLVTVSPCGVVFVKREVREGILPRMLTEILDTRQMVKQSMKLHKDSSALQRILHSRQLGLKLMANVTYGYTAANFSGRMPAVEVGDSVVSKGRETLERAIKLVEANEEWKVRVVYGDTDSMFVLVPGRNRAEAFRIGEEIAQAVTEMNPQPVKLKLEKVYQPCLLQTKKRYVGYMYETADQAQPVFEAKGIETVRRDGCPAVAKMLEKVLRMLFETQDVSQIKQYVCRQFTKLLSGRANLQDLIFAKEFRGLNGYKPTACVPALALTRKWMQKDPRRIPRRGERVPFIIVNGPPGMQLIRLVRSPHDILAHEGHKINAMYYITKAIIPPLNRCLLLIGADVHDWFASLPRKLLMTPAVGTANELAGGGRGAKSTISQYFSTTSCIIDCGRQTKAGICPDCLKNASRCVVVLSDKTARLERGYHLTRQICQACCGRLGDLQCDSLDCPVLYVLEGKRRELQQIGHIERLLEEHFS; encoded by the exons ATGGCAGCCGCTGCCGAGGATATAGGCGTGTTCTCCTTGCGCCTGGTCATCGCCGACTTCTACATGGAGAAGCCACAGTTCGGACTGGATCCCTGCTACTCCGAGTTGCGCGGCAAGGAGATCAAGCGG GTGCCGGTGGTGCGGGTATTTGGAGGCAACTCCAGGGGCCAGAAGACCTGCATGCATGTCCACGGAGTGTTCCCGTACTTCTACATTCCGTACGACAAGAAGGACTTTGAGTCCCTGGAGCGCGGCATCCTGCAGATAGCCATGCACCTGGACAAAGCCATCAATATATCCCTGGGCCAGGGCAGCTCCAATGCCCAGCATGTCTTCAAAATACAGCTGGTCAAGGGGAT ACCCTTCTACGGCTATCATCGCGTGGAGCATCAGTTTCTCAAGATCTACATGTTCAATCCGCGCTTCGTGCGCCGCGCCGCCAATCTTCTCCAGAGCGGCGCCATCCTCAGCAAGAACTTCAACGCGCACGAGTCACATGTGCCCTACATCCTGCAGTTCATGATCGACTACAACCTGTACGGGATGAGCTACCTGCACGTGCCGCTGGAGGTGCTCAAGTTCCGGCGCAGCCACGAAGACGAGG TGGTTCCCTATCCGAATGTCAAGCCCGCCCAGCTGCTGGACACCATTAGCGTGAGGAAGGTGGCCTGCAGTGCCTTGGAGGTCGACGTCAGCTCGAGCTTCATCCTGAATCGATTTCAGTTGGTGACCAAGAGCAAGGGCCGCCATACCAATCCGGGCATCGAGGCCATATGGAACGATGAGAGCATGCGGCGCCAGAAGCTGGTCGAAAAGCACACCGCAGCCGGGGAAGAAGAGAAAGTACAAGCG GTGCCAGAATTGAAGCTGCCGGAGACTCAGGAGAGACTTCTGGTGGAAAGAGCCGAGAGCGATATCTTCTACCGGACCGCTTTGGAAAGCAAGCTGATGACCCTGGAGCAGTCCACATTGTCCGATCAAACGCTCTCAGATCAGACAAGTGTGGCCAATGTCACCATGCAGACCACCTTGCCCAGCAGCAAGGAGCAGCGGCGCACTTGGAATTTGCAAAAGCTTCTGGCCAACGCCGTTTATCCCGAGGAATGCTCCCAggatcagcagcagctgctggtcAATGCCTCCTTCATTCAAAATCATGTGGCCTGCAGCAGTGGGAGCGGCAGTAATGTCAGTCTTCCAGTTGCAAAAGACGATTCCGAGTGCATGGACGCTACATTGGTGGATGAGGAGCTTATTCTGAGTCTCTCACAGCCACATGGCGCAATCCCCCACGATGCCACCT TGAGGGAGGAGGACCTGGAGCTATTGGAGGCGTTGCAGCAGCTTGAGGAGCAGAATGACAACGAGTCCCCGGTGGATTTGGACAGCTCATTGGCTCCCTTATCGCAGCCGCATAAAAACT ttGAGCTGACTCCAGAGCTCTTGAGCAAGGAGACTGGGCTTGCTCTGGCCGACGAGGACTGTGATTCCGATGAGGATGAGGGCGAGAGTACGCGGCATGACTTCTCCACTGCCCTCGATGACATCGATGAGCTGCTGCATAAGCTAACCCAAAGTCAGCCCGAACCAAAGCCCGTAGATCCTTCCACAAAGCTGCCACAAATCGATGGAGCCGACGATGGCCTCCAACTTACGCCCAAAAAGCTAAGGAGCTCCAAGTCCAGGGTGACGAGTCCTCCCAAAACTCCTCCTACCACGCCCAGCCGCATGAAGTCGCCCCGCACCCCCAAGACCAGTGCGGCCAAGAAGTACGCACCGCTGCCTTTGACAATTGGCAGTAGTTCTTCAGCGATGA AAATTAGTGAGGAAACCACAAGGAAGGCAGTGAATCCCCGGCTTAGCTTGCAACTTGATCAGAAACCCAGAACTCTTGG GCCCGAGCTATCGTTACGCAAGAAACTGGCGATGACAGAGCTGCGGCGAAAAAGTGTTGAGGAATCCAACAGTTTTATACGCTTACAAAACGA CCTAACACCTCTACGCAGCTCCAGACGATCCACACGCAACTTGGACAAGACACATGTGATTTGCTCTTTTACGCCGCGGGATAGGAATCCCAGTTTCTCCGACATGTTTGAAAGCGCCGATGGTGAGCGTGAGCCAGAAGACGAGGAGAAGCAGCCACGAAGAAGTGCACGCTACCAGGTTAAGGATAAGGCTAATGCCGGTGAAGGAGGtgagaaaaccaaaacaaagaaGGTTACAAGCCAAAAGTCCAAGGATACAAAATTGGAAGAGAAAAAGCCACGTCGTAGTGCTCGTCATCAGGAACAGATGGAGCATAGAAGTACAGAAAAAGAATGGAATGATCCTAAAGTTCAAGAGCAGCCTCAAACTCAAAATACAACAGAAAGAGCAAAGATATTGCTTCAGGAGGCAGCAAATCCCAGTCCTCAGCCAAGGACACGAAAAAAGCCTGAAAGTCAcgttaaacaaattaaagaacCCCAAAATGGCACTGCTAAAAAAGCTGTTGGAGCAAACACTCCCAAGTCGAAGGTCGAAGATGTACAAAAAGAACTCTTTCCGCCTGAACCAGCTCCTACTTCCCCAAAGAAATCCCCTAATCCCAGCGAAGAAGAGTACAAATTCGCACTAAGCGATGAAGAAGAGGTCATTGAGTCCGATACAGAGGCTGAAAAAATGCCCATAAAGCTGCGAAAAACTCCCAATCTGCGACGTCTGCGTAAAAGTTTAGGCTCCAACCTAACTCCTAGCACAAGCCAAGCTCCACCAGAGATCAGGAACACTCCTCGCTCAAGCCAAGATCCACCAGAGTTTGAGATCACTCCTCGCTCAAGCCAAAGGAGCAATGAGAGCCACACTCCCGAGCTAATGAAAAGCTTCTACGAGCACTCACTAATCGTTAATAGTCCTTCGGTGTTCAGTGATGCAGTTGAGAGTCCCGCGATGCCTTCGGCCTCTCCTCCTCGCCCCTGCACTCCCAAAAAATCATCCTTTGTGATAACTCCTTTGGAACTGCCGCCCTCCTACGATGAAGTGCTTCGTGGCTGCCGCAAGCTGGACATTCCCGAGTTCGAGTTCCAGCAGCCCTTTTACAGCGATCCAGCGGATGTGAGCAAGGTGACGGAAGTCGGCTTCCTGGTGCTGCACATACCCGGCAACAAGCTCAACGACTGCGAGCCCTTCCAGAGTGCCCTGGGCAATGATCGTGGCCTTGCCTCTTGGAGGCGACAGCAATTGATTGCCATTGGTGGACCGGCAATGCTGCAGCGGCATCGAGGAGAGCAGCGTATGCGGGAGTTCTTTAGCAGCCGACAAAAGGTAGTGGTGGAACCTGCCCAGAGTGCGCCCACACCGCAGGATGCCAAGGTGTGGCTGAAGGCCCAGGAAGTGCTCCGTCAACGGGGGGAAATTGTGAAGACAACCGGAGATGTGGATAGCCCCATCAAGATCAAGCGCCAGAAAATCACCATGATGCTGCAGGCTGAGGGAGCCGAAGCGGGGGGAAGTGGTGAAGAGGATGCTGGGGAGGAGTTGGACTGCAGCCTAAGCCTTACACCCTTATCCCAAGCGAAGGGCAAGAGCAAGGAGACTCCAATCAGCAGCAAGGCCAAAGAAGCACCTAAAATTCGCCTAAAACGCGGCACAAGACTCAGTTTCAAGGAAGCCCagcgggaggaggaggaggtggccaGCTCACAGTCTAGCGAGCAGAGCGCCTCCAGCAGCGCTGTCCAGGCGGAGCTAGAGCGGAGTTCCTTTCTCCGCCAGCTAGAGGGAGCCTGTGGCCAGGCCCAGCAGCACGATCTTAGCTTCGGACTGAGTCATGCCACCCTGGACAATACGTTCGGCTTCAAGGTGAACCTGGAGAACCTGCAGCAGGCTAAGGCGGACATTGAGTGTAACCACCTGACCATCATGACTCTGGAAGTGTTTGTGTGCACGCGAGGCGAACTCCAGCCGGATCCGATGCACGACGAGATCCGCTGCTTGTTCTACGCCATCGAACACAGTCTGCCGGATGAGAGCCTGCCCAGCAAGGCCTGTGGCTATATAATGGTGAACAATGCCCAGGATTTGCTGAGCGAAGGGTTCACGCACGGGTTGGACCGCGATATTGAGGTGCAAGTGGTGGGCAGTGAAGCGGAGGCCTTTGAGGCTTTGCTGGTGCTATGTGGGCGCTGGGATGCAGACATATACGCTGGCTACGAGATCGAGATGTCCTCCTGGGGCTATGTGATCGATCGGGCCAAGCATCTGTGCTTCAATATCGCTCCTCTCCTATCCCGAGTGCCCACACAGAAGGTTCGGGACTTTGTGGACGAGGATCGGGAGCAGTTCACCGACCTGGACGTGGAGATGAAGCTGTGCGGTCGCATCCTGTTAGATGTTTGGCGGTTGATGCGCTCTGAGATTGCCCTGACGTCGTACACCTTCGAAAACGTGATGTACCATATCCTGCACAGACGATGTCCCTGGCACTCGCCCAAGGCGCTCAGCGAGTGGTTTGCCTCGCCCTGTACACGCTGGATCGTGATGGAATACCATCTGGAGCGGGTGCGTGGCACCTTGGCTCTGCTGGATCAGTTGGATCTCCTGGGGCGCACCAGCGAAATGGCCAAGCTCATTGGCATCCAGTTCTACGAGGTGCTGTCGCGAGGTTCCCAGTTTCGCGTGGAGAGCATGATGCTGAG AATCGCCAAGCCAAAGAACCTGGTGCCTTTGTCTCCGAGTGTCCAGCAGAGGGCTCACATGCGGGCTCCTGAGTATCTGGCCCTCATCCTGGAACCCCAATCCCGCTTCTATGCCGATCCGCTGATTGTCCTGGACTTCCAGAGCCTGTACCCCAGCATGATCATAGCCTACAACTACTGTTTTTCCACATGCCTGGGGAGAGTGGAGCACTTGGGAGGGAGTTCGCCCTTCGAATTCGGCGCCTCGCAGCTGCGCGTCTCCCGGCAGATGCTGCAGAAGCTGCTGGAGCACGATCTGGTCACCGTGTCGCCTTGCGGCGTGGTCTTTGTGAAGCGTGAGGTGCGCGAGGGGATCCTGCCGCGCATGCTCACCGAGATCCTGGACACGCGCCAAATGGTCAAGCAGTCGATGAAGCTGCACAAGGATAGCTCCGCCCTGCAGAGGATTCTGCACTCCCGCCAGTTGGGTCTGAAGCTGATGGCGAACGTCACATACGGCTACACGGCAGCCAACTTTAGTGGACGAATGCCGGCAGTCGAGGTGGGTGACTCGGTGGTGTCCAAGGGACGCGAAACCTTAGAGCGAGCCATCAAGCTGGTGGAGGCGAATGAAGAGTGGAAGGTGCGCGTTGTCTACGGCGATACGGACTCTATGTTTGTCCTGGTTCCGGGACGAAATCGAGCCGAAGCCTTTCGGATTGGCGAGGAGATTGCCCAGGCCGTCACCGAGATGAATCCACAGCCGgtgaagctgaagctggagaAGGTCTACCAGCCGTGCCTGCTGCAGACCAAGAAGCGCTACGTGGGCTACATGTACGAGACAGCCGACCAGGCACAGCCCGTCTTTGAGGCCAAGGGCATTGAGACGGTGCGGCGGGATGGTTGCCCGGCGGTGGCCAAGATGCTGGAGAAGGTGTTGCGTATGCTATTCGAGACGCAGGACGTCAGTCAAATCAAGCAGTACGTCTGCCGGCAGTTCACCAAGCTGCTCTCTGGTCGGGCCAACCTGCAGGACCTGATCTTTGCCAAGGAGTTTCGCGGCCTTAACGGCTACAAGCCCACGGCCTGTGTCCCGGCTCTGGCACTTACACG AAAATGGATGCAAAAGGATCCCAGGCGTATTCCGCGTCGCGGAGAGCGGGTTCCCTTCATCATAGTGAATGGCCCACCGGGTATGCAGCTCATCCGGCTGGTGCGCAGTCCCCACGACATTCTGGCCCACGAGGGGCACAAGATCAATGCCATGTACTACATCACCAAGGCCATTATACCGCCGTTGAACCGCTGCCTTCTGCTCATCGGAGCTGATGTCCATGATTGGTTTGCCAGTCTGCCGCGCAAGCTCTTGATGACGCCGGCCGTGGGTACGGCCAACGAGCTGGCCGGAGGAGGCAGAGGCGCCAAGTCGACCATCTCGCAGTATTTCTCCACCACCAGCTGCATCATAGATTGTGGCCGCCAGACCAAGGCGGGCATATGTCCAGATTGCTTAAAGAATGCCTCCAGGTGTGTGGTTGTGCTCTCGGATAAGACGGCGCGCCTGGAGAGGGGCTATCACCTGACCCGACAGATCTGCCAGGCCTGCTGCGGTCGTCTGGGTGACCTTCAATGCGATTCCCTGGACTGCCCTGTTCTGTATGTGCTGGAGGGAAAGCGGCGGGAACTGCAGCAAATTGGACACATTGAAAGGCTGTTAGAAGAGCACTTCAGCTGA